The window GATCTCGCGATTCTTGATCGCCGTCTTCATCATGCGCAGAGTGGAGAGGCGAAGTTCACTGCGGCTCTTCATCGCCTCGGTCATATCTTTTTGGATTTGCTCAGTGATGGTCATGAGTGCTCCGAAAGCTGGGCAGTCAGGTGCCGGACCATTATAGTGATGGTGGACGAACGGCCGCGGACGGGAGTGTTCGCGTCACACACAAGTGATAGTCTTTTATTGCTCTCGTGGGGAAAGTGCGAGTGCAATCCGATTTGGTGGTGAGCAGAAATATGCTTCGCAAGAACCGTCTGTTTACTCCCGGTCCCACCCAGCTGTTGCCTGCCGCGCAGATGGCCATGGCAGCGGCGAACGTACATCACCGCACCGCGGACTTTCGCGCGCTTTACAGTCGCGTGCTCTCGGATTTACAGACCTTCATTGGAACCAGGAACGATGTAATTCTTCTCGCCGCCTCCGGCAGCGGAGCGATGGAGGCCGCGGTGTCGAATTTGACCTCACCCGGTGACCGCGTGCTGGTCATCACAGCGGGAAAGTTTGGCGAACGCTGGCGCGATCTCGCCCAGGCGTATGGCTGCCAGGTTGATCTGGCGACCGCAGCCTACGGCGAAACCGTTCCTCTGGACGCGATTGCCGCGAAGCTCGCACCCGAAACGCGCGTCGTCTATATGCAGGCTAGTGAGACCTCCACCGGGGTGCGCCATGATGTCGCAGGTGTCGCCCGGCTGCTAAAGGGCAGGAGTGACACTCTGCTTGTAGTAGACGCCATCACTGGACTGGGCACGACCCACTTCGACGTGGACGGCTGGGGAATCGACATCATCATCGGCGGCTCGCAGAAGGCTGTCATGATCCCGCCAGGCCTCGCCTATTGCGCCGTGAGTTCGCGGACGTGGGAGCGCATGGTGAGCGCCAAACAGCCACGCTTCTACTTTGATCTTCGCAAAGAGCGCAAGGCAGCAGCAAAGGGCGAATCAGC of the Terriglobales bacterium genome contains:
- a CDS encoding aminotransferase class V-fold PLP-dependent enzyme; amino-acid sequence: MLRKNRLFTPGPTQLLPAAQMAMAAANVHHRTADFRALYSRVLSDLQTFIGTRNDVILLAASGSGAMEAAVSNLTSPGDRVLVITAGKFGERWRDLAQAYGCQVDLATAAYGETVPLDAIAAKLAPETRVVYMQASETSTGVRHDVAGVARLLKGRSDTLLVVDAITGLGTTHFDVDGWGIDIIIGGSQKAVMIPPGLAYCAVSSRTWERMVSAKQPRFYFDLRKERKAAAKGESAYTPATALVAALGAALDYIRDCGDGDLAAGRVALINNAEVAAEMTRAAAAALGLGQFAVSSPSAAVTALVPPGGMDSSAIVKAFREQFGAVIANGQGEMKGKLFRIAHLGYYDYMDTIAVIAALEQILASLRGAQVEFGAGVRAAQQVYARSAAPTLTSVSA